A genomic window from Salvia splendens isolate huo1 chromosome 11, SspV2, whole genome shotgun sequence includes:
- the LOC121754981 gene encoding uncharacterized protein LOC121754981, translating into MVGQSVTGVIEASFDSGYLLTVRIGYSSTNLRGVVFKPGHCAPITAQNDVAPRVQMIRRSDVHFNFENQSQTPVVPSKRKYAPPGRAPAAPVAPQPISYPNGSQDCNNGDADVHMVEPLSMLPPGRSIPVGQVSLPVQPYPSCQVSQGSQQHDNGSFNKGTPTDIDAKTSSQTSDTKLEESLKSSPENSAIVSELDTGIGNEPFPTETPHTEPLCNYGAGRMTELLKALQENSKETPVKVDEQPTSATQVEIEDTVP; encoded by the exons ATGGTGGGCCAGTCAGTAACTGGTGTCATTGAAGCCTCATTTGACTCTGGCTATCTGCTTACTGTTAGAATTGGCTACTCGAGTACCAACTTGAGAGGTGTTGTTTTCAAGCCAGGACATTGTGCTCCAATTACAGCACAAAACGATGTTGCCCCACGTGTTCAAATGATAAGAAGAAGTGACGTccatttcaattttgaaaaccaGAGTCAGACTCCTGTGGTGCCTTCGAAACGCAAATATGCACCACCCGGGAGAGCACCTGCTGCTCCCGTTGCACCTCAACCCATTAGTTATCCAAATGGATCACAAGATTGCAACAATGGAGATGCTGACGTGCACATGGTTGAACCTTTATCCATGTTACCACCGGGTCGATCCATACCAGTTGGCCAGGTTTCTCTTCCTGTGCAACCTTATCCCAGCTGCCAAGTTTCCCAAGGTAGCCAGCAGCATGATAATGGCTCGTTTAATAAAGGCACCCCAACAGATATTGATGCTAAGACCTCTTCCCAGACTTCAGATACTAAACTTGAGGAATCATTGAAATCTTCACCAGAAAACTCAGCTATCGTTTCAGAACTAGACACCGGTATTGGTAATGAGCCATTTCCGACTGAGACGCCACATACAGAGCCTTTGTGCAACTATGGAGCTGGAAGGATGACTGAGCTTTTAAAG GCTTTGCAGGAAAACTCAAAAGAGACCCCGGTGAAAGTTGATGAACAGCCAACTTCAGCTACACAAGTTGAGATCGAAGATACTGTCCCGTGA